The following proteins come from a genomic window of Taeniopygia guttata chromosome 25, bTaeGut7.mat, whole genome shotgun sequence:
- the DCST1 gene encoding E3 ubiquitin-protein ligase DCST1 isoform X2, whose protein sequence is MPLDLSETQKVKLTWGLTVVTALGWATSPHFRCANLLMVPKFLGKEGRLYVISFVFAAIYNGPGANLWYNLMETKRSMECVVELQVNHTGHLWQASTAPLRQVMEELVKSAETLNSEMQNVSQAFVQLNEQVASQEGYDLRQHPDTGTQPARSTQEIYEKKTKLRCETVIQRGLQRCTKQFQLMYEKCMKRVTMPLVKHFICLPMQFGFICHSVKLMKGWCKKNIPVDGNFGDMYDRVNSSVNSLGQEFSASIAYQEEHHKMLVGTEVAEQLRKEVTSQLQQEGARLGLAVSFFRLLLSFTFLFVFFSAFHYTYQYCHNIGFDNCYITTYFRQIDARRREQNKQTLLPLLREETSSFIFPCKPAVQRPELQHMVMELLRCIPILLFLLFVCGLDHFLFSVLSIIQHHSFIEYSYQTSHHLSVNVMGTSLMAELLRTTIGALNASFDTEVETSNLACLPQPTGMTRQQYLSTCLPLAVLALLCLAQVYPFRLRRVIAAFYFPKREKTRVLFLYNKLLRQRKNFLHLQRGRVARRARQPPEAGTVLLQWCRRRWPWLRRCLRRRCTLCGTPETPQHQPCPNPDCFALYCESCWGEMGGTCLACGPADPDLVQESSEDEEEQGYAG, encoded by the exons ATGCCTCTGGACCTGTCAGAGACACAGAAGGTGAAGCTCACCTGGGGGCTGACAG tggtgactgccctgggctgggccaCGTCCCCCCACTTCCGCTGTGCCAACCTGCTGATGGTCCCCAAATTCCTGGGAAAGGAGGGTCGGCTCTACGTTATCTCCTTTGTCTTCGCTGCCATCTACAACG GGCCCGGGGCCAACCTCTGGTACAACCTGATGGAGACCAAGCGCTCGATGGAGTGCGTGGTGGAGCTACAGGTCAACCACACGGGACATCTGTGGCAGGCATCGACAGCCCCCCTGCGCCAAGTCATGGAGGAGCTGGTG AAGAGCGCGGAGACACTCAACAGCGAGATGCAGAACGTCTCCCAAGCCTTCGTGCAGCTGAACGAGCAGGTGGCCAGCCAGGAGGGCTACGACCTGAGGCAACACCCCGACACGGGCACGCAGCCAGCCCGCAGCACCCAGGAGATCTATGAGAAAAAGACCAAACTTCGCTGTGAAA ctgTGATCCAGAGGGGCCTGCAGCGCTGCACAAAGCAATTCCAGCTCATGTACGAGAAATGCATGAAACGAGTGACCATGCCCCTCGTCAAGCACTTCATCTGCCTGCCCATGCAGTTTGGGTTCATCTGCCACTCGGTCAAAC TCATGAAGGGGTGGTGCAAGAAGAACATCCCCGTGGATGGGAACTTCGGGGACATGTATGACCGGGTGAACAGCTCTGTCAACAGCCTCGGCCAGGAGTTCAGCGCCAGCATTGCCTACCAG GAGGAGCACCACAAGATGCTGGTGGGCACCGAGGTAGCGGAGCAGCTGCGGAAGGAGGTGACCTcgcagctgcagcaggaaggcGCCCGCCTGGGCCTGGCCGTCTCCTTCTTCCGCCTGCTGCTGTCCTTCACCTTCCTCTTCGTCTTCTTCTC GGCTTTCCACTACACCTATCAATACTGTCACAACATCGGCTTTGACAACTGCTACATCACCACCTATTTCCGCCAAATCGATGCCCGGCGTAGAGAGCAG AATAAGCAGACGCTGCTGCCCCTGCTCCGGGAGGAGACCTCGTCTTTCATCTTCCCGTGCAAGCCGGCCGTGCAGCggcctgagctgcagcacatg gtgATGGAGCTGCTCAGGTGCATCCCaatcctgctcttcctcctctttgtcTGTGGCCTGGACCACTTCCTCTTCAGCGTTCTCAGCATCATCCAGCACCATTCCTTTATTGAGTATTCCTACCAAA CCAGCCACCACTTGTCCGTGAACGTGATGGGCACATCCCtgatggcagagctgctgcGCACCACCATCGGAGCCCTCAACGCCTCCTTCGACACCGAAGTGGAGACCTCCAACCTCG cctgcctgccccagcccacGGGGATGACGAGGCAGCAGTACCTGAGCACCTGCCTGCCCCTGGCcgtgctggccctgctctgcctggcccaGGTCTACCCGTTCCGCCTGCGCCGCGTCATCGCCGCCTTCTACTTCCCCAAG agggagaagACTCGAGTGCTGTTCCTCTACAACAAATTGCTGCGGCAGCGGAAGAATTTCTTGCACCTGCAGCGCGGGCGCGTCGCCCGGCGGGCACGGCAGCCACCCGAGGCG GGGAcggtgctgctgcagtggtgcCGCCGGCGCTGGCCCTGGCTGCGCCGCTGCTTGCGCCGGAGATGCACCTTGTGTGggacccccgagaccccccagcaccagccctgccccaaTCCCGACTGCTTTGCCTTGTACTGCGAGTCCTGCTGGGGGGAGATGGGGGGCACCTGCCTCGCCTGCGGGCCTGCAGACCCCGACCTCGTCCAGGAGAGCAGCGAGGACGAGGAGGAGCAGGGATACGCGGGATGA
- the DCST1 gene encoding E3 ubiquitin-protein ligase DCST1 isoform X1: protein MFLGLGLCHLLIMPLDLSETQKVKLTWGLTVVTALGWATSPHFRCANLLMVPKFLGKEGRLYVISFVFAAIYNGPGANLWYNLMETKRSMECVVELQVNHTGHLWQASTAPLRQVMEELVKSAETLNSEMQNVSQAFVQLNEQVASQEGYDLRQHPDTGTQPARSTQEIYEKKTKLRCETVIQRGLQRCTKQFQLMYEKCMKRVTMPLVKHFICLPMQFGFICHSVKLMKGWCKKNIPVDGNFGDMYDRVNSSVNSLGQEFSASIAYQEEHHKMLVGTEVAEQLRKEVTSQLQQEGARLGLAVSFFRLLLSFTFLFVFFSAFHYTYQYCHNIGFDNCYITTYFRQIDARRREQNKQTLLPLLREETSSFIFPCKPAVQRPELQHMVMELLRCIPILLFLLFVCGLDHFLFSVLSIIQHHSFIEYSYQTSHHLSVNVMGTSLMAELLRTTIGALNASFDTEVETSNLACLPQPTGMTRQQYLSTCLPLAVLALLCLAQVYPFRLRRVIAAFYFPKREKTRVLFLYNKLLRQRKNFLHLQRGRVARRARQPPEAGTVLLQWCRRRWPWLRRCLRRRCTLCGTPETPQHQPCPNPDCFALYCESCWGEMGGTCLACGPADPDLVQESSEDEEEQGYAG from the exons ATGTTCCTTGGCCTCG ggctctgccaccTCCTCATCATGCCTCTGGACCTGTCAGAGACACAGAAGGTGAAGCTCACCTGGGGGCTGACAG tggtgactgccctgggctgggccaCGTCCCCCCACTTCCGCTGTGCCAACCTGCTGATGGTCCCCAAATTCCTGGGAAAGGAGGGTCGGCTCTACGTTATCTCCTTTGTCTTCGCTGCCATCTACAACG GGCCCGGGGCCAACCTCTGGTACAACCTGATGGAGACCAAGCGCTCGATGGAGTGCGTGGTGGAGCTACAGGTCAACCACACGGGACATCTGTGGCAGGCATCGACAGCCCCCCTGCGCCAAGTCATGGAGGAGCTGGTG AAGAGCGCGGAGACACTCAACAGCGAGATGCAGAACGTCTCCCAAGCCTTCGTGCAGCTGAACGAGCAGGTGGCCAGCCAGGAGGGCTACGACCTGAGGCAACACCCCGACACGGGCACGCAGCCAGCCCGCAGCACCCAGGAGATCTATGAGAAAAAGACCAAACTTCGCTGTGAAA ctgTGATCCAGAGGGGCCTGCAGCGCTGCACAAAGCAATTCCAGCTCATGTACGAGAAATGCATGAAACGAGTGACCATGCCCCTCGTCAAGCACTTCATCTGCCTGCCCATGCAGTTTGGGTTCATCTGCCACTCGGTCAAAC TCATGAAGGGGTGGTGCAAGAAGAACATCCCCGTGGATGGGAACTTCGGGGACATGTATGACCGGGTGAACAGCTCTGTCAACAGCCTCGGCCAGGAGTTCAGCGCCAGCATTGCCTACCAG GAGGAGCACCACAAGATGCTGGTGGGCACCGAGGTAGCGGAGCAGCTGCGGAAGGAGGTGACCTcgcagctgcagcaggaaggcGCCCGCCTGGGCCTGGCCGTCTCCTTCTTCCGCCTGCTGCTGTCCTTCACCTTCCTCTTCGTCTTCTTCTC GGCTTTCCACTACACCTATCAATACTGTCACAACATCGGCTTTGACAACTGCTACATCACCACCTATTTCCGCCAAATCGATGCCCGGCGTAGAGAGCAG AATAAGCAGACGCTGCTGCCCCTGCTCCGGGAGGAGACCTCGTCTTTCATCTTCCCGTGCAAGCCGGCCGTGCAGCggcctgagctgcagcacatg gtgATGGAGCTGCTCAGGTGCATCCCaatcctgctcttcctcctctttgtcTGTGGCCTGGACCACTTCCTCTTCAGCGTTCTCAGCATCATCCAGCACCATTCCTTTATTGAGTATTCCTACCAAA CCAGCCACCACTTGTCCGTGAACGTGATGGGCACATCCCtgatggcagagctgctgcGCACCACCATCGGAGCCCTCAACGCCTCCTTCGACACCGAAGTGGAGACCTCCAACCTCG cctgcctgccccagcccacGGGGATGACGAGGCAGCAGTACCTGAGCACCTGCCTGCCCCTGGCcgtgctggccctgctctgcctggcccaGGTCTACCCGTTCCGCCTGCGCCGCGTCATCGCCGCCTTCTACTTCCCCAAG agggagaagACTCGAGTGCTGTTCCTCTACAACAAATTGCTGCGGCAGCGGAAGAATTTCTTGCACCTGCAGCGCGGGCGCGTCGCCCGGCGGGCACGGCAGCCACCCGAGGCG GGGAcggtgctgctgcagtggtgcCGCCGGCGCTGGCCCTGGCTGCGCCGCTGCTTGCGCCGGAGATGCACCTTGTGTGggacccccgagaccccccagcaccagccctgccccaaTCCCGACTGCTTTGCCTTGTACTGCGAGTCCTGCTGGGGGGAGATGGGGGGCACCTGCCTCGCCTGCGGGCCTGCAGACCCCGACCTCGTCCAGGAGAGCAGCGAGGACGAGGAGGAGCAGGGATACGCGGGATGA
- the DCST2 gene encoding DC-STAMP domain-containing protein 2 — protein MRLVSALGKALRGLRKNRRPGGRRRPEDGGGAQEFARSLGGLTLGLLLASVYGALVLLVQGHNVWYCLGITVFLGAGMGLGMAFSTKARMVVLLALPHVFTREGKVLIMMLALCLTVQGPGTNLLHNISQVAKALSCGAELARNQTAERLQRAKEPLLNVQKKIKDIGQNAKVLGDRVRKFVRSIMDSTRHVARALRNVWLWLSRAGNICNRELGDPKSRCFRYIDKTKDRCERAFPLLFHFCYIVLSFKALCGMMIAFAFCTIPKYIQTFIRINVAAPLTTALNRVRAEFEFNISVVHHFSVNLNASKSLGEVSADMMEAVQQHMEPYHHALELFSYISFLAILFLCYRAIRYRRRYLRDDTFDNVYITRRFVELDLRCAEQGKPTVLPLSSLERGRYIPPGALWLSKRERRQYGLQLFSFLRHTLLGLSIILADYSIFWLLDLFRHQLSAEIVAKAPSTMTISVNGTGYTSEIYKDLVSAFNALQEGEVSVLSQVCLIEPVEPDHSTYITIGILYGIWLFISIFGSYMARLRRAVCAAYFPSREQERLAFLHNIIRARREWVMFALRQAGTRHLADTGKSRFFLILISRFPLLARLARRLGIQRKHCLICGMAEQPDFTACITPNCKGLYCSECYRVLNKTCSVCMAPLSSPDSGDEEMDSSDEETPGLWLGAARVLRGQERGRRLLQRTKDMIKGRKLPFRTAARLQEQLQEEEKESERLLSRHDFDDEEHVEGRDEDLQEVLVVQTPSHAPSPLEHPTNINSFGETPHAQKPPNTTSGGLGPAHPVEPVPLEPAG, from the exons ATGAGGCTGGTCTCGGCTTTGGGCAAAGCCCTGCGGGGCCTGCGCAAGAACCGGCGGCCTGGAGGCCGGCGCAGGCCGGAGGATGGCGGCGGAGCTCAGGAGTTCGCCCGCAGCCTGGGCGGCCTCACGCTGGGCCTGCTTCTGGCCAGTGTTTATGGagctctggtgctgctggtgcaggGCCACAACGTCTGGTACTGCCTGGGCATCACCGTCTTCCTGGGCGCGGGCATGGGCCTGGGCATGGCCTTCTCCACCAAGGCGCGGATGGTGGTGCTGCTGGCGCTGCCGCACGTCTTCACCA GGGAGGGGAAGGTACTGATCATGATGCTGGCGCTGTGCCTGACCGTGCAAGGCCCTGGCACCAATCTCCTGCACAACATCTCCCAGGTCGCCAAGGCTCTGTCATGTGGGGCTGAACTGGCCCGAAACCAGACGGCCGAGCGGCTGCAACGTGCCAAGGAGCCACTGCTGA ACgtgcagaagaaaattaaggaTATTGGCCAGAATGCCAAGGTGCTGGGTGACCGTGTCCGTAAATTTGTCCGCTCCATCATGGACTCCACCAGACACGTTG cccggGCCCTGCGCAACGTTTGGCTGTGGCTGTCGAGGGCTGGTAACATCTGTAACCGTGAACTGGGGGACCCCAAGAGCAGATGCTTTCGCTACATAGACAAGACCAAGGACAGGTGTGAGCGCGCCTTCCCACTCCTCTTCCACTTCTGCTACATTGTCCTCAGCTTCAAGGCCCTCTGCGGCATGATGA TTGCTTTCGCGTTCTGCACCATCCCTAAGTACATCCAGACCTTCATCCGGATCAACGTCGCAGCCC CCCTCACTACTGCCCTGAACCGTGTCCGCGCCGAGTTTGAGTTCAACATCTCGGTCGTGCACCACTTCAGCGTCAACCTCAACGCCAGCAAGAGCCTGGGGGAGGTGTCTGCTGATATGATGGAGGCCGTGCAGCAGCACATGGAGCCCTACCACCATGCCCTGGAGCTCTTCTCCTACATCTCCTTCTTGGCCATCCTCTTCTTGTGCTACCG CGCCATTCGCTACCGGCGCCGCTACCTGCGGGACGACACCTTTGACAACGTTTACATCACGCGGCGCTTCGTGGAGCTGGACCTGCGGTGTGCAGAGCAGGGCAAACCCACCGTGCTGCCCCTGTCGTCACTGGAGAGGGGCCGCTACATCCCCCCAG GTGCGCTGTGGCTGTCAAAGAGGGAGCGACGCCAGTATGGGCTGCAGCTCTTTAGCTTCCTGCGCCATAcgctgctggggctcagcatCATCCTGGCTGACTACAGCATCTTCTGGCTACTTGACCTGTTCCGGCACCAGCTGAGCGCGGAGATCGTTGCTAAGG CACCGTCAACAATGACCATCAGCGTCAACGGGACGGGCTACACCAGTGAGATCTATAAGGATCTGGTCTCTGCCTTCAACGCGCTGCAGGAGGGCGAGGTCTCGGTGCTGTCCCAGGTCTGCCTCATCGAGCCCGTGGAGCCCGACCACAGCACCTACATCACCATAG GAATCCTGTATGGTATCTGGCTCTTCATCTCCATCTTTGGTTCCTACATGGCACGCCTGCGCCGGGCAGTGTGTGCCGCCTACTTCCCATCCCGTGAGCAG GAGCGCCTCGCCTTCCTCCACAACATCATCCGGGCACGGCGGGAATGGGTGATGTTTGCCCTGCGCCAAGCTGGCACACGGCACTTGGCCGATACTGGGAAAAGCAGGTTCTTCCTTATCCTCATCTCCAG GTTCCCTCTCCTAGCTCGCCTCGCTCGCCGCTTGGGCATTCAGCGCAAGCACTGCCTGATCTGTGGGATGGCAGAGCAGCCAGATTTCACCGCCTGCATCACACCCAACTGCAAAG GGCTGTATTGCAGCGAGTGCTACAGAGTCCTGAACAAAACCTGCTCCGTCTGCATGGCCCCCCTGAGCTCCCCGGACTCTGGGGATGAGGAGAT GGATTCCAGTGACGAGGAGACACCGGGGCTGTGGCTGGGCGCTGCGCGGGTGCTGCGGGGCCAGGAGCGAGGGCGGCGGCTGCTGCAGCGCACCAAGGACATGATCAAGGGCCGGAAGCTCCCCTTCAGAACCGCGGCCCGGCTgcaagagcagctgcaggaggaggagaaggagagtgAGCGGCTGCTCTCCAG ACACGACTTTGACGACGAGGAGCACgtggagggaagggatgaagatctgcaggaggtgctggtggtGCAGACCCCCAGCCACGCTCCCTCTCCGCTGGAGCATCCCACCAACATCAACTCCTTTGGAGAAACGCCCCATGCTCAGAAACCTCCCAACACAA CGAGTGGTGGTCTCGGTCCTGCCCACCCCGTGGAGCCGGTTCCTCTGGAGCCAGCCGGATGA